In Acipenser ruthenus chromosome 25, fAciRut3.2 maternal haplotype, whole genome shotgun sequence, the sequence CTCAGAGCCCACCTGACCCCAGACAGAGGCTAGACTGTGAATGTGAGAGAGGCTCTCCTGGGGTCCTACATCCTGCTGCACAGATATTGATCAGGGATAATGCTGTTATACAAACGAAGGGCAACAATCGCTTTTAAAGGAGCACTAACCAATGCTTTCAGATACACATAGATATATTTAAACTCTTAATAGATGTATTGCGCTGGTTCTGCCCTTTATTTCACATTAATTTTACTACTTTAAAGAGATTCGGTACCAAGAAGTAACTTTTCATCTCTAGCGATGTAACATTGTCTTTGAACAATGTGCAGAACCAAACTGAagcataaaataaatgcaaagtaCCCAAAGAGAGGGGAGTGGCAGCAGGGATGgcaagaagactcccattgcatagcagtctgatccattcctggttttactatgaacttaataagacacgcctgagcttgttacctgtacactgtggctaatcacgctcctagtaaaacttggaatgcaaactgctatgcaatagacgtcttatttccatccctggacagTATGGTTAGTGCAATGAATTGTAAGTGTTTAACACAGAGGTTCAGGCTAGGCTATCTTACCTGGCAGATCAATAGCGACGGCGCGGTAGCCGGCCTCAGCCAGACGCTCCAGAGTGTTCAGCTTGAGCCACGTCTCTGATGAGAACCGGATCCCGTGCAGCAGCAGCACCGCTAGGCTTGCTGCCCCCTCAGCGGGCTGGAACTGCCGGTAAAACAGAGACTGCCCGCCCACATCTaccctcccctcgctggacttcACCGTCGACATGCCAACTAATGGAAAAGGTGAAAGAGAGCACCGCAACGTCACAATGGGAAGAACAAAGGGGACAGTGGAATTCACGTTAAACCCGCAGCGCTCCATTTCACGCTAGTATTGCACGTTCACAACATTCTGCTATACGGCCACTTTAGTCTTCTGGGCACCGTGCCAGAGAGCTGGCCTTGTTGACGGTTCAGTTTGTTTACAGCTACCAAAGGCAGTTCTAGCACTATTCCTCGTTTTTGTGGTGATGCTATCCTAAGTAGCATTCATTTGTGTCCACCGcggtttaccatggtaaaattGCACGCTACTGTTGTAGTTTGAACAGTTACACTGTGCGCTTACCATGTTTATTTTAACCTCTCAGTACTTAACTAGGCCCTTAATTGAACAgataatttacttaattagactttttaaaattgttttcagctcttaaacagttccagatttcaagttagctgtaccattttataagtaacttgaactctgcaactgtttaacggctgaaaacaattaaaaaggtctgattaagcaaattatcatttcaattaagggtctagttcagtaattgagaggtcagttggaatgaaaaccagcagactcaGCTTTAACATTGCTTATAACACACTTACGCTTATGACACGGTGCTATGCTTAAACTTTTACGAGGGCAAGCTtcatgtaaatataatatatacacacacaaacacagtatatacagtagtaCTAGTAATTTAACTGCATCAAAACGAACCTTTCCTGGGAAACGTACAAGTCATTTTTGGCTATTATTCCACTGCAGCCTAGCATTGTTGCGATCAATAAAAAGCGTTCAGAGTTCAACTGTGTATTCAACCTCATTCACCTGTCAATTCAAGAAAATAATTCTAGAGAAGACCAATACTATATGGCGATAGTTGTTATATAATTAACTttgtaaaaacaagcaaacaaaaacacacacacacaccaaccgtGTTCTCGTTTTCTTTCAGATGTTGTCTTTACAGCAAACTTgctaaacaggaaaaaaaatgaatgagcATCCCGGAAGAGAAAAAACACACTAATTTAGATCAAGTTACAGTGACGCCTGGTGGTCTGTTTGAGTATAACTCTTTTTCCAAAAGGAATGTCAaatattcattgttttgttttattcagatgGGATTTCAGGAATATTAGATATTTGTGTTGTTTGCAGGATTATTATGAAACGACGACAAAACTCTAAACAACTTGCGTGCACTTGATAGACTGTTTTCTGGTTAATAAAAATGgttgtgatttataatataataataaacgtaacacaattaattattatttatatcgaTTAATTATTGAGCTAGTGCTACAAACAGTAGTATTGTTTATGGTAAGCAGAGTGGGAAACTATTTTCAAGCACCCTGTTCGTGTTtatacagtaaaacacattaacaaatgttTCGGCGAACAAAAACAAACGGAAATGTTAACTAGGTCTACTTTCCGCTAAAGCAGAGCGATATGGAGTATTGTATTACACAGGCACCCAAGAAGGGGTCACTCAGGAAGTCAATGTTTGGACATGCTGTTACTCAAACAAGAGGAGTATCCAGAACGCGCAGCAAGAGCGCATTATATAAAGACCGCTCCGCCCGCGCTCAGAGCAGTTACCCTCGCAGCGCAACGCAGTTCAGAAACTCCGCTTGGGAAGACAGAACGCAAGAGCATGGAAGCTTATTACTTCTGTTTAACCGTGGCTCTCTGCATCGGACTTATAACGGgtaagatattatatatatatataatgtgtgtttgCGAAATACGGCTATGAAACTAACAACAACTTTAACAGACTATGCCTTCCTCCCTGTTCAGTAACGGTATTGGGAAATGAATTGCCACACCATGTACCGTGCTTTTccctagtttgtttgtttgtttgtttgtttgtttttaataacccTCTTCTGTTCAGAGGTCCTGGTTTTTTGTCCCTCAGGGTTGGCAACCCTAAATCCAAAGCTGTCCAGATTGCGGGTAATCCCTGTAACACATCCTGCTGGGGAGCACACATACTGTACCTGGGCGAATCTAGGATATGAATCCTCTTGCAGTGAAATGCATTGCTGCCATGCACACGTGCATCTGTGGTCTTTGCATTGCATACAGCAATGCTCAGATCAGCTAGTTGTATTGCAGTATGAACCGGTAATCTGCGCTGGGTATTTGTGCAGGATGAACACTGTATGTTTGCGCAAGATCCCGTTTGTTTgagtctttttttgtgtgtgacctTGCAGGCAGTTATGTTGAAACCAGTGAGGTATTTTGTTTATTAACCTTGAGGCAGAGTAAATTCCACTCGCTCTGCCTGTctctgatctttttttttcagcatcaGGAAATGTCTGAAGTGGACTATTTGTTTCATAAGAGATTCGGTATTTTTCATTGTGTTGCCCTGCAACTGCAGAATATTGCCAGAtgtgtgtttttgcatttttCACTGTGAGGCCAGTCATTTTTACAGGcgttgaaaacaaataaacactgatatttacattACTTGAGCAATCTGGATCTTGTCCAGCAAGCAGACAGGCGGTGCTGCAGAGAGCGTGTTTGTGAATGCTGCGTGTTTTGCTTGTGTGCAGCGGACAGGAGCGCCGTGAATGATTACCAGCGCTCAGAGGGCCGGGAGCTGCAGCGGCTGTCTCGCAACGCtgtgggaggagaggagatatccATGGTGAGCCTGGAGGAGTGTGCCAAGCGCTGCTCCCTGTCCCTCGACTGCAGGTAACCTTCGAAGGAGGTGGACAGCAGCTGCACTGCACCTAGAAACGATACACTAAAGCACTGTCCAACAACACAAACACGCATACCCAGCTACATGTGTGTctatatgtatgtttgtatagatagatagatagatacacaatTGCAGTATACTATAGGAAACTGTAGAAGGACAAAGGGCATTTTGCATGTGCAAATACATGGTATTTTAAGAGGCTTAAACAGTAAGTATAGAACTCAAGTTTTATATTTGGGTATCTAGTCAGAGCAAGACTGTGTTATCTTCTAGTATACAGATAGCTGTCTTGCTTTAATGAAAATGGGACTTATCAAGGACCTGCACCGTTCACTTCACTTATCCTGTCAAGAAATATATATACTGTTAGAGCAGAGTAGAGCAGAGTACAAATCCATGTAAGGGTCCGGTGTGTTTGGTTGGATACCAGTTTAAACATTGCAATGAATTCAAAgaattgttttgattttgttttttgatcAGATCCTTTAACTACCACAGTCACAGTGCAGCGAGCTGCAAGCTTCTCCCCTGGACCAGAGATACTCCCAACTCTGTAGTGAAGAACAACGTGAACTACGACCTCTTTGAAAAGAAAGGTAGGCTTTTCTACACGGGGAGTCCCTGTGTGCCAGGTATCTCCCGGGTTCATCAGTGTAGTGCCACTGTTACCTGCGTTTGGGTGCCAGGTATCTCCCGGGTTCATCAGTGTAGTGCCACTGTTACCTGCGTTTGTGTGCCAGGTATCTCCCGGGTTCATCAGTGTAGTGCCACTGTTACCTGCGTTTGTGTGCCAGGTATCTCCCGGGTTCATCGGTGTAGTGCCACTGTTACCTGCGTTTGTGTGCCAGGTATCTCCCGGGTTCATCGGTGTAGTGCCACTGTTACCTGCGTTTGTGTGCCAGGTATCTCCCGGGTTCATCGGTGTAGTGCCACTGTTACCTGCGTTTGTGTGCCAGGTATCTCCCGGGTTCATCGGTGTAGTGCCACTGTTACCTGCGTTTGTGTGCCAGGTATCTCCCGGGTTCATCGGTGTAGTGCCACTGTTACCTGCGTTTGTGTGCCAGGTATCTCCCGGGTTCATCGGTGTAGTGCCACTGTTGCCTGCGTTTGTGTGCCAGGTATCTCCGGGGTTCATCGGTGTAGTGCCACTGTTACCTGCGTTTGTGTGCCAGGTATCTCCCGGGTTTATCAGTGTAGTGCCACTGTTACCTGCGTTTGTGTGCCTGGCCAAACAATCTGTTGATGGCGGTGCACGTTTGTTTGCACCTGATACTGGAATTATAGGATAGGTAATGACTggcattttatatgtgttatccCAGGGCTTCAGTCACAGCCAGTAACCTGCTGGATAAACACTGTCTGTTCCCTCTCTAGATTTCGTGCGCAAGTGCATTATGGGAAACGGAAAGAGTTACCGAGGGACCGTGTCGATGACAGTGAGCGGGCGGACGTGCCAGCACTGGTGGTCTAAGTTCCCTCATGATCACAGGTAAGACGACactacatttgttttacaaagtaGTTACTACCAGCACAAAATCTGCTGGCAACAGCCTTCTTGGGGATttcctattaccagtacaaatCCTACTGCCAGTAAGAGGTCCCAAAAAGACTGCTGTCACTagtttaacatcagggctgaagaaagagaaatgcTTATATTCCATTGACTTTAAACAGTAATATATAATAACAgtaatgtaatgtgtgtgtgtgtgtgtatgtgtgtatatatatatatatatatatatatatatatataatatagtattcATGTATACTATAGGGAACTGTAGTGGGACAAAGGGCATTTTGCATCAGTGCAAATACATGACATGGCATTTTAAGTTATCTTGTCTTACAAGCTTAAACAGTAAGTATAGTGTTAAAGATTTGTGCTTAGTCAGAGCAAGGCAGTGTTGACTTCATAGAATCACAGAAAGCCGTCTTGTTTTCATGAAAATTGACATATTCAATACTCAGCTATCAAAAGCTGGGACAGGAAAGACATTCCACAGCCAAGCAAGAGTGTTTATAATTCCCCACAGACACACTCCGAGCATCTGGAACGGGCTGGAGGAGAATTACTGCCGGAACCCCGACGGGGACGCCACGGGCCCCTGGTGCTACACCACCGACCCGAACAAGCGTTACGAGACCTGCAAGATCCCAGCCTGTGAGGAGGGTAGGGCCCGTTTACTGCAGCGTGGACAATGGGGGTTTCTCAGTGTCTGGACAGAGGCTGCCTTTAATCAAGCTGAGAGTGCAAGAACACTTCTCATTCTTTCCAAAtaccttttttaaatatgtatgtgaCCATGCTTGCAGCTTCTGGAAATGCTCACTGTGACCAGGATCATGTCAATCGGAATGGCTTTTgctttcctgtgttttttttttttattttggattgCTACTTTTATGATTGGTTTTGCTTCATGATAAGTGTTTTTGTCCTATTTTGAATGATCCGCTTCTCTTTTGCCGTTgaattttataatgttatttcttaCCGCAGTTTCTCGCCAGCACCTCTTTGATAAGGAAGGGTGAAGGGTGTTATGGacggcgtgtgtgtgtgtgtgtgcagcgctCGTTGTTCGATTGACTTGTGGGGTGCGCTGGTGTTTTGTTTCAGAGGTGTGTGTGTCCTGTAACGGGGAGGATTATCGTGGGCAGGTGGACCACACTGTGATGGGACAGGAATGCCAGCGCTGGGACCAGCAGCATCCGCACCCGCACCCGTACCAACCAGAGAAGTACGTGCTGCAGCTCAGCGCACCCACACACCACATGTGCAAGGAAGACAGCAGCTGAAACTTGTCTCCACCTAACTTAGTAGGGCTGTATTTTCACAGCGTTCACTCCAGCTCAAAAGGATGAGTCTACattcatttcacaaaaaaaactgaactcactAATTAACtacagactggagtaaacactttgaaatcaTGCCCATAAACCTTAGCATATTCTAGTTGTACCTCAGAATTTGGAATGATGTATTGTACTacaaaacacagcagcgcaaCACATTGGTACTTCTAAGAGATATGCAAAAGTTATTTATGACAAATTATTGTCATGGTTGTTGTTCAGAAAGGAAAGTAACTATACAAATTAACAAACCAGAACAACTCAATAATATACAACTTTCGTAATGCCATAAAAAGAGGCGCTGACACTGCGTTCCCTCCTCCCCAGGTACCCGGAGAAGAGTCTGGATGATAACTACTGCCGCAACCCGGACGCCTCGCCAGTCCCGTGGTGCTACACCTCCGACCCCAAGGTGGAGCGGCAGGACTGCAAGATCACCAAGTGCCGTGAGTACCGGGGCAGGAATACGGGGCAGATTCACAGGGCTCGCTAAGAGACCCCATGTAAACCAGTCCCTCTACCAGACAATGTGCCGTTTTCAACCACGTAATCCACCCAGCTTTCTAATGGACATCTATAATAGAGTTCGTTAGAAAGGATATATCTGCCTGTATAGTAATGCTACTTTTCCATGAGGCACACATACTTCATTGGTGTTTGTTTCCCTGATTCTGTGCTACGAATGACTGGGAGTGAATCTGtgcaaatgatcttcagtggtaATGCAATGGTTCTTTATTAATGGGGCAACGGCAGCTACGTTCATAGAATGGTACAACCCTCTGTACCATTCTATGTTACCAGAAGCTAGCAATTCCTCGCGGTACAGTGGTAGCCCATCAGAAGCAGTATGTCTGTGGGTCAGGACCGCTGTGTTCTAAATACGCAGTGTGCCATTGCCAGTCTGATAGCGCTTCTAGGGGTTTCCTTTGTGAGGTTTGTTCTGTATTTTCAGCCTGTGCTTCTCCAGTGAGGATCCAGTGCAGTTATGATGGAAATGCATATTCGAATAGCCAGGGGATCAGGAATCCCCCATGCGATTAGCCAGATGGAAACAAGACATTAGCGGAGATCCTACCCTTTGTTAAGTACACTTTCATTCTAAAGGAGATGACTACCCCCCCACCCGCCTCCTGCAGACATCAATAAGAGCAGTAGCAAGATTCATTAACAGCTATTTACATGTGTCTTTACAGaggctaaggagggaggagatTTGGCTCTTGAAGTTATTTCCAAGGACACCAAAAGAAATGCACATCAGAAAAAGAATAACAAGGGAAAAGGTGAGGGAAAAGGTTAGACGCTTTCACAATAGCACCAGAACAAAACCCCGGGAATcggggagagggaggagtccaGAACAAAACCCTGGGaatcagggagagggagagggaggagtccaGAACAAAACCCTGGGaatcagggagagggagagggaggagtccaGAACAAAACCCTGGGAAtcggggagagggagagggaggagtccaGAACAAACCCCCAGGAattggggagagggagagggaggagtccaGAACAAACCCCTGGGAatcagggagagggaggagtccaGAACAAACCCCTGGGAatcagggagagggaggagtccaGAACAAACCCCTGGGAatcagggagagggaggagtccaGAACAAAACCCTGGGAATcggggagagggaggagtccaGAACAAACCCCTGGGAatcagggagagggaggagtccaGAACAAAACCCTGGGAAtcggggagagggagagggaggagtccaGAACAAACCCCCAGGAAtcggggagagggagagggaggagtccaGAACAAACCCCCGGGAATcggggagagggaggagtccaGAACAAACCCCCGGGAATcggggagagggaggagtccaGAACAAACCCCCGGGAatcagggagagggaggagtTCAGAACAAACCCCTGGGAatcagggagagggaggagtTCAGAACAAACCCCTGGGAatcagggagagggaggagtTCAGAACAAACCCCTGGGAATCGGGAAGAGGGAGGAGTCCAGAACAAACCCCTGGGAATCGGAAAGGGAGGAGTCCAGAACAAACCCCTGGGAatcagggagagggaggagtccaGAACAAACCTCTGGGaatcagggagagggagagggagtagTCCAGAACAAACCCCCGGGAATcagggagagggaggagcccaGAACAAACCCCCGGGaatcagggagagggagagggagtagTCCAGAACAAACCCCCGGGAAtcggggagagggagaggcaggagTCAGTGAATGTTTAACTAGCATTCCCGTAATGCAGCTCTGTAGCTAAAGCTTCTTAAAAAGCATAGCAAGGCTTGACTTTTTGCTTGAGGCCTCATCAGTGTACAATGCCGTGAGGGTTAAAGTATGTGCCCATGGAAACTTAGAAATGGAAGTAAAGCCTGATGCACAATTAGGATCTTTTAAAAGTTGTGTAGCTCATACTGCACTCCTAGCCTGGGTCCTCCCATGGTATTTGTGACTTCAATCCACACAATCACGCACTGTAAGATATAAATTTAGCACCAGGTTTCTTTTCAGTACCACAATGATTTTGAAATCATTACAATCACCATAAATaaagttattttatattttttaatgaaaccaaaaatgttttaaatgaaatcacatttttcaattgttcctCCCTATATCAGCTTTAATTTGAAGACGTATAGTGTTGCAGTTGATAAAAGTGTGTACATTGTGGCACCTCTGTTAACCCTATGCTCTTCTGCTGACAGAGCCGTTGAAGAGCCCAAGCCCCACCGTGTTACAGAAGGACTGTTTCAGGGGTCGGGGGGAGGACTACAGGGGCAAAGTGAACGAGACCACCTCGGGGATCCCCTGCCAGCGCTGGGACTCTCAGCAACCCCACAGTCACCCCTTCTACCCCCATGTGTATGAGTGCAAGTGAGTAAAGTAGCATGGGCTGGGGAGGTTCCCAGAGGGgtatcccttataaaagattcccatagtaaaaacatagcaaagtgttagaaagcacagtgaatgcatggtcaagcataggcaagcattgtaaagcccagagttgtggtaaagcatatgaaaaataaaaatatggtaaactatggtaaatgtgtagTTTAATAATGAGAAAAGcaagggaaaactgcaaaatgatcgTGCAAATcaaccgtggtaaacttttataagggacggGACTGACTGTCTATTCTATTCACAACAAGGATACAGCGCAGCGCGGAACTTAGTTCTTCATTTTGTTGattatttcagtttaaaaaaaggaaattgaaaGTGTAAAGAACTGATTAAGAATCATGTTTACAGACAAAGGCGTTTATACTTCACATGAACAATAACATCTGTATTTCACGTTACAGTAAATGTAGTCCACTGGCTAATATTTACCAGTTTTCTGTTCTTACTAAAGCAATTCTGTTAGCCTGCTTGTAGAACAGAAACGAGGAGCGAGGATCGTGTTGAATTTCAAAGACACGTTAGGATTATTGTTCaatgatcatttttgtttttgcgTCTGAAGTTttcaaaaaatatgaattaaaaaaaatacaaagaatacTCCATATTTAATAACAGAAAGCGATACGCTTAACAGGTGCATTTAAAGAGCATGGTAACATGAACCTTTGACTCgaaaacacacactgtgaatttGCATTGCTCCCTCTAGGGGCTTGGAGGAGAATTACTGTCGGAACCCGGACGGTTCTGAAGCTCCTTGGTGCTTCACGTCCGTACTGGATATGAGGACTGCTTTCTGTCTGCAGATCAACCGCTGCATGGAGGACATTGAGACAAAAGGTACTGCTGTGCACAGGCACTGCCACAGGGCTTCCTGCTTGTAGGGCTGTACCATGATGACACTTACAGTTGTCAATTACCATCTCAAAATGATCATGATAACTCCCATCAATCGTTACTTTATTTCTAGTTTAGTCCAGTTGAACAAAACCTCTCAGTAGCTTTAGCTGACTGCCGCCACCTTACTTGCTGGCTGTAATTTATTAGGAAGCTCATGTAATGAATCATGCAGTAGTTCAGCGGTGAGATTGCAAAGCACCCATGTTAATGGCTCTGCAGAGATCTGGTTAGCTCTCTTTAGGAGTCTCATGCACAGATGCTGAACCCTTCCACAGAGGGAGCACCTTGGCACAAGCCTGCTTTCTGTTAACTGTCTCCTCTCTACAATTCCCAGACTGCTACCACGACTATGGAGAAAGCTACAGGGGTACAGTGCGCAAAACCCGAAAAGGTATCCCCTGCCAGAAGTGGAGCGTTGACACGCCACACAAAACAAAGTAAGATTTGGTAACCAAGCCATGTTCTGTTATTACTGTCCCCCCCAAGCATCGCTGTGAAAGGTGAGGGAATGACAGCACGGTGGCTCCAGCCTCTTTGTGTGCTCTTGTCTGTCAACTTGCTAAAGGAAGACGTCTCGTTGTTTGTTCTTGAAGATACAACCCCAGCACCCACCCCGACGCTAACCTGAGTGAGAATTACTGCCGCAACCCGGACAGGGACCACCACGGGCCTTGGTGCTACACGACAGACCCCAAAACAGAGTTCGACTACTGTGCCATCAAACAGTGTGGTGAGTTCAGTACTGTGCCATCAAACAGTGAGTTCAGTGGGACTAAGGTGGGAATCTCTGTCTCCGTAAAACTCATCTGTGTTTATTTCCTGTTCTTAAATAATGTCTATGTATCAATATACATGAAAAGAAACCTTCAGTTAAGGATAACTGAGACTTATCTTAGTTCTACTTAACGATAATAAATGCATGATGAATTCAGTATTTCATAAGAACTTCCAGGGGCGACAGTGGAAGGTCTGACATTATGAATCAAGCCAGGTAGACAAACGCTTCAGCGTATGCCTCCTTTTTCAGCGTGCAAGAAGACACTAGTCAAAACGTGTGTCTGCTCGACTTCATTTCTTAAATGTTTTGCATTAGAAATTGAATTGAGATTTTGAAGTTGCACACGGTAACTCTGCCCACCAGATTTCCGTGGTTTCTCACTGCTATGTCTTGGATTCCACCCTGTGCGTAGCAAATAATTATTCTAAACAATGACACATATTGGAAATGTGCTTGTGTTACAGCTGGAGAGAGAAGCTCCATCTCCAAACCTTTAGGTAAGTGTTTGGATTCTACTCTTAAATCTTATTATTAGTCTGGGGCCCAAGTCCAGATTTTAACTTCCCTTTTCCTCCAAGACCTGTGTCAGCCTGATAGAGGAACTCCTGTTCAAAATGAGGCAGGGTGTCACTGACAGATCAGTGGCAGGGCTCAGCTAGGACTCTTTTTATAGAAGCACATACTTTCTACGTCTTTCCAAAATCCCACACAATCGAGTGAATAGAACACTATAAACCAGTGGTCTGTGAATACAGTACTACTGgtcagaaattcacaaatcatgTATTATTTTGTTCGTAATTAATTATGATTTCTGTTTATCTTAAAAGTGAGCCATGTTGTAAGAAACGCAGTCAATAAAGACAAAGGCCACATAGCATAGTCTTAAATCTCCCTTAATCCCTCTGAAATCTGTTTGTCACGTTGGCTGTCTTGAGTTAGTGTTGGCTAGCTTTGTTCCCTGCTTTGCAAAGGCTAATAGATTGATTTTAAACAAGTCATTCTACCTTTTTGTAGTCTTGTAAGCTGATCTGATAGGACTGGCTGAGCTTTCTGCTGAACGCTGTCCCTGACGCTGGTGTTGTGTCTCGCTGTTTAGAGAAAGTGGAATTCATCCAGTGTGGGAAGAGAGAGGACCGGCTGGTCAAGTCCAGGGCTCGGATCGTGGGAGGGTTACCTGGGAACTCTCCCTGGACAGTCAGTCTGCGGGACAGGTAGCAGACAGCACAGGAGAGGGTTAAAGATGCCCTTAACACTTTCATGGCAACCTCATATGGGGATGGATCaaaaaactcttctagtctttatatggggccatatggaagatgcaaatgcatgatgaccctATATTTATAACTGTATGTGCTCAAAACtacttcaaatgtttgtttttcagctattttcaatattatcAAAGTGTTTAAATGACCCTGGCTTGTATTCATAAAGTATTAGCGGGCCAGTTAAGGCAAAGGAATGCAATGTGATTGTAACAGGC encodes:
- the LOC117963552 gene encoding hepatocyte growth factor-like protein isoform X1; its protein translation is MLLLKQEEYPERAARAHYIKTAPPALRAVTLAAQRSSETPLGKTERKSMEAYYFCLTVALCIGLITADRSAVNDYQRSEGRELQRLSRNAVGGEEISMVSLEECAKRCSLSLDCRSFNYHSHSAASCKLLPWTRDTPNSVVKNNVNYDLFEKKDFVRKCIMGNGKSYRGTVSMTVSGRTCQHWWSKFPHDHRHTPSIWNGLEENYCRNPDGDATGPWCYTTDPNKRYETCKIPACEEEVCVSCNGEDYRGQVDHTVMGQECQRWDQQHPHPHPYQPEKYPEKSLDDNYCRNPDASPVPWCYTSDPKVERQDCKITKCQAKEGGDLALEVISKDTKRNAHQKKNNKGKEPLKSPSPTVLQKDCFRGRGEDYRGKVNETTSGIPCQRWDSQQPHSHPFYPHVYECKGLEENYCRNPDGSEAPWCFTSVLDMRTAFCLQINRCMEDIETKDCYHDYGESYRGTVRKTRKGIPCQKWSVDTPHKTKYNPSTHPDANLSENYCRNPDRDHHGPWCYTTDPKTEFDYCAIKQCAGERSSISKPLEKVEFIQCGKREDRLVKSRARIVGGLPGNSPWTVSLRDRKGIHFCGGSLITAEWVISTRQCFSSCDASLSGYSAMMGTLFRDPTADNPDKQIIPLRKIVCGPSDSYLVMLQLERPAELNERVTQICLPPERYIVPEGTKCEIAGWGETQGTGNNSVLQIAQMPVLSNEKCNKFPRVHVKDNEMCTNPFSGGVGACEKDYGGPLACETDNCWVLEGVMIPMRRCGHPQQPNVFIRVSVYVDWIKKVLA
- the LOC117963552 gene encoding hepatocyte growth factor-like protein isoform X2 yields the protein MLLLKQEEYPERAARAHYIKTAPPALRAVTLAAQRSSETPLGKTERKSMEAYYFCLTVALCIGLITADRSAVNDYQRSEGRELQRLSRNAVGGEEISMVSLEECAKRCSLSLDCRSFNYHSHSAASCKLLPWTRDTPNSVVKNNVNYDLFEKKDFVRKCIMGNGKSYRGTVSMTVSGRTCQHWWSKFPHDHRHTPSIWNGLEENYCRNPDGDATGPWCYTTDPNKRYETCKIPACEEEVCVSCNGEDYRGQVDHTVMGQECQRWDQQHPHPHPYQPEKYPEKSLDDNYCRNPDASPVPWCYTSDPKVERQDCKITKCQPLKSPSPTVLQKDCFRGRGEDYRGKVNETTSGIPCQRWDSQQPHSHPFYPHVYECKGLEENYCRNPDGSEAPWCFTSVLDMRTAFCLQINRCMEDIETKDCYHDYGESYRGTVRKTRKGIPCQKWSVDTPHKTKYNPSTHPDANLSENYCRNPDRDHHGPWCYTTDPKTEFDYCAIKQCAGERSSISKPLEKVEFIQCGKREDRLVKSRARIVGGLPGNSPWTVSLRDRKGIHFCGGSLITAEWVISTRQCFSSCDASLSGYSAMMGTLFRDPTADNPDKQIIPLRKIVCGPSDSYLVMLQLERPAELNERVTQICLPPERYIVPEGTKCEIAGWGETQGTGNNSVLQIAQMPVLSNEKCNKFPRVHVKDNEMCTNPFSGGVGACEKDYGGPLACETDNCWVLEGVMIPMRRCGHPQQPNVFIRVSVYVDWIKKVLA